In one window of Rathayibacter caricis DSM 15933 DNA:
- a CDS encoding EamA family transporter, with product MREAPRRSGGAGSIGLVLGAVASVQLGASFAVLLFPAAGPIGTVTLRLVFSALVLLVVCRPRLRGYTRADWGTVLVYGLALGGMNACYYEAIARIPQGAAVTLEVLGPLTLSVIAGRSLLSLLWAGLALAGVVTLSQGGFGSLDPVGVAFALGAAALWATYIVFAERTGGRFPRLDGLALALAAGAVVSLPFGIATAGPALILPPVLLLGFAVAVLSSAVPYALELLALRRLRSSTFSILMSLAPGAAALSGFLVLGQRLTVVEAIGIGLVVAASVGAVRSASR from the coding sequence GTGCGCGAGGCGCCGCGCCGCTCGGGCGGTGCCGGCTCGATCGGCCTCGTGCTGGGCGCGGTGGCGAGCGTGCAGCTCGGCGCGTCCTTCGCCGTCCTGCTCTTCCCGGCCGCGGGTCCGATCGGCACGGTCACCCTCCGCCTCGTCTTCTCGGCGCTGGTGCTGCTCGTCGTCTGCCGCCCGAGGCTCCGCGGCTACACGCGGGCCGACTGGGGCACCGTCCTGGTCTACGGGCTCGCCCTCGGCGGGATGAACGCCTGCTACTACGAGGCCATCGCCCGCATCCCGCAGGGCGCCGCCGTCACCCTCGAGGTCCTCGGCCCGCTGACCCTCTCGGTGATCGCCGGCCGGAGCCTGCTCAGCCTGCTCTGGGCGGGTCTCGCCCTGGCCGGGGTCGTCACGCTCTCGCAGGGCGGGTTCGGCTCGCTCGACCCGGTCGGCGTCGCGTTCGCACTCGGCGCCGCGGCGCTCTGGGCGACTTACATCGTCTTCGCCGAGCGGACGGGCGGGCGCTTCCCCCGCCTCGACGGGCTGGCGCTGGCCCTGGCCGCCGGCGCGGTCGTCTCGCTGCCGTTCGGCATCGCGACGGCGGGGCCCGCGCTGATCCTGCCGCCCGTGCTGCTGCTGGGCTTCGCGGTCGCGGTGCTCTCCTCCGCGGTGCCGTACGCGCTGGAGCTGCTCGCGCTGCGGCGCCTGCGCTCGTCGACCTTCTCGATCCTGATGTCGCTCGCTCCGGGTGCGGCCGCCCTGTCGGGCTTCCTCGTGCTCGGCCAGCGGCTCACGGTCGTCGAGGCGATCGGCATCGGCCTGGTCGTCGCCGCGAGCGTCGGCGCCGTCCGCTCCGCCTCCCGCTGA
- a CDS encoding histidine phosphatase family protein: MTTLILARHGETVWHSENRFAGSSDIALTPRGQDQAATLASWAVDADLEAVYSSTLVRAVRTAVPAARAAHLEVHPDPALVEVDFGQGEGLTTAEMEKRFPDAYRAWVAAPAIQPMPGGESGLDAVARANASLARIHRDHPEGRVLVVAHGTLIRLLLCAYLGINPETYRHTFPVVDNVSLTTLRWDATGIGLLGYNVPPVQKQRRSS, from the coding sequence GTGACGACCCTGATCCTCGCCCGGCACGGAGAGACCGTCTGGCACTCCGAGAACCGCTTCGCGGGCTCCTCCGACATCGCCCTCACTCCTCGCGGACAGGACCAGGCGGCGACGCTCGCCTCCTGGGCCGTCGACGCCGACCTCGAGGCGGTGTACTCGTCCACGCTCGTGCGAGCGGTCCGCACGGCGGTCCCGGCCGCCCGCGCGGCGCACCTCGAGGTTCATCCGGACCCCGCTCTCGTCGAGGTCGACTTCGGCCAGGGCGAGGGGCTGACGACGGCCGAGATGGAGAAGCGCTTCCCGGACGCCTACCGCGCGTGGGTCGCCGCTCCGGCGATCCAGCCGATGCCCGGCGGGGAGTCGGGGCTCGACGCGGTCGCCCGCGCCAACGCCTCGCTCGCCCGGATCCACCGCGACCACCCCGAGGGCCGCGTGCTCGTCGTCGCGCACGGCACCCTCATCCGCCTGCTCCTGTGCGCCTACCTCGGCATCAACCCCGAGACCTACCGCCACACGTTCCCCGTCGTCGACAACGTGTCGCTGACGACGCTCCGCTGGGACGCGACGGGCATCGGCCTGCTCGGCTACAACGTCCCTCCCGTGCAGAAGCAGCGGCGCTCGAGCTGA
- a CDS encoding endonuclease/exonuclease/phosphatase family protein, giving the protein MQPKERALRVISYNLREHRAHVEIAPLAARHDVDVLCLQECDTTKLPQELGDLRLATVTARNRLGLAIYYSHARFELAGSAAFELSKSMHDRVMSPAHERLLAVRLTDEQGGSIAVSSFHAAPLSAGNALRRKQIDEALNRLREYAPDTPSLMVGDYNYPWFFRGLDRKMTRNGYLVSRSDSPTYARYRYFSGHFDFAISDSIRIERVSTLPQGLSDHLPVLVDAHYSAADA; this is encoded by the coding sequence ATGCAGCCGAAAGAACGCGCCCTCCGGGTGATCTCCTACAACCTCCGGGAGCACCGAGCGCACGTCGAGATCGCTCCGCTCGCCGCCCGCCACGACGTCGACGTCCTCTGCCTGCAGGAGTGCGACACCACGAAGCTCCCGCAGGAGCTGGGCGACCTGCGCCTCGCGACCGTCACCGCCCGCAACCGGCTCGGGCTCGCGATCTACTACTCGCACGCCCGCTTCGAGCTGGCCGGCAGTGCCGCCTTCGAGCTCAGCAAGTCGATGCACGACCGTGTCATGTCCCCCGCTCACGAGCGCCTGCTCGCCGTCCGGCTGACCGATGAGCAGGGCGGATCGATCGCCGTCTCGTCCTTCCACGCGGCCCCCCTCTCGGCCGGCAACGCCCTGCGCCGGAAGCAGATCGACGAGGCGCTGAACCGGCTGCGCGAGTACGCGCCGGACACCCCCTCGCTCATGGTCGGCGACTACAACTACCCCTGGTTCTTCCGCGGACTCGACCGCAAGATGACGCGGAACGGCTACCTGGTGTCGCGGAGCGACTCCCCGACCTACGCCCGCTACCGGTACTTCAGCGGGCACTTCGACTTCGCGATCAGCGACTCCATCCGCATCGAGCGAGTGTCGACCCTGCCGCAGGGGCTCTCGGACCACCTCCCCGTCCTGGTCGACGCGCACTACTCCGCGGCCGACGCCTGA
- a CDS encoding fatty acid desaturase family protein codes for MNPTTEYSGLLSTVRDAGLLRRRTGFYYTMFAVLVLALGGIVTGFVLLGDSWFQLLLAAALGIVLTQFAFLAHEASHRQVFESGKANDVAGRTLANLFVGISYSWWMHKHSRHHANPNVLGKDPDIERDVISFTSEDAARSRGLYAWLTRRQGYAFFPLLLLEGLNLHIHGFRTVFGRGKVDKRWVEISMLVARVGLYLAVIFWALPLGMAFAFLGVQMGVFGLYMGASFAPNHKGMPLLPKEARVDFLRRQVLTSRSIKSTWLTDLYMGGLNYQVEHHLFPNMPRPALRRAQVIAKEYCATHQIPYTETSLLESYGIVVRYLNRVGLSAGGDPFDCPAASAYGR; via the coding sequence ATCAACCCCACCACCGAGTATTCCGGCCTGCTCAGCACCGTCCGCGACGCGGGCCTGCTCCGTCGCAGAACCGGCTTCTACTACACGATGTTCGCCGTGCTGGTGCTCGCCCTCGGCGGCATCGTGACCGGCTTCGTCCTGCTGGGCGACTCCTGGTTCCAGCTCCTGCTGGCCGCCGCCCTCGGCATCGTCCTCACCCAGTTCGCGTTCCTCGCGCACGAGGCCTCGCACCGTCAGGTGTTCGAGTCGGGCAAGGCCAACGACGTCGCGGGGCGCACCCTCGCGAACCTCTTCGTCGGCATCAGCTACTCGTGGTGGATGCACAAGCACAGCCGGCACCACGCGAACCCGAACGTGCTCGGCAAGGACCCCGACATCGAGCGCGACGTCATCTCGTTCACCAGCGAGGACGCGGCCCGCTCGCGCGGCCTGTACGCCTGGCTGACCCGCCGCCAGGGCTACGCCTTCTTCCCCCTCCTCCTGCTCGAGGGCCTCAACCTGCACATCCACGGCTTCCGCACCGTCTTCGGCCGCGGCAAGGTCGACAAGCGCTGGGTCGAGATCTCGATGCTCGTCGCCCGCGTGGGTCTCTACCTCGCGGTCATCTTCTGGGCGCTGCCGCTGGGCATGGCGTTCGCCTTCCTCGGCGTGCAGATGGGCGTCTTCGGCCTCTACATGGGCGCCTCGTTCGCTCCGAACCACAAGGGCATGCCGCTGCTGCCGAAGGAGGCGCGCGTCGACTTCCTGCGCCGTCAGGTCCTCACCTCGCGCAGCATCAAGAGCACCTGGCTCACCGACCTCTACATGGGCGGTCTGAACTACCAGGTCGAGCACCACCTCTTCCCGAACATGCCCCGCCCGGCCCTGCGCCGCGCCCAGGTCATCGCGAAGGAGTACTGCGCCACCCACCAGATCCCCTACACCGAGACCTCGCTGCTCGAGTCGTACGGCATCGTCGTCCGCTACCTCAACCGCGTGGGCCTCTCGGCCGGCGGCGACCCGTTCGACTGCCCGGCCGCCTCGGCCTACGGCCGCTGA
- a CDS encoding PspA/IM30 family protein — translation MAQRQSIFGRIAQLAKANINALLDQAEDPQKMLDQMVRDYTESIRDAEAAIAQTIGNLRLLEDDYREDVDNAQEWGAKALAASRKADDLRTSSSTGDADKFDALAKVALQRQIQSEKEAKDAEPTIASQTEVVDKLKSGLNQMREKLNQLSSKRDELIARSKTVEAQSQVQDAIKSIDIMDPTSEVSRFEQKIRREEARVRGAEELASSSLDAQFESLEDLGEMTEVEARLAALKSGRPQDSIGS, via the coding sequence ATGGCCCAGAGACAGTCCATCTTCGGACGCATCGCGCAGCTCGCGAAGGCGAACATCAACGCGCTCCTCGACCAGGCCGAGGACCCGCAGAAGATGCTCGACCAGATGGTGCGCGACTACACCGAGAGCATCCGCGACGCCGAGGCCGCCATCGCGCAGACCATCGGCAACCTGCGCCTGCTCGAGGACGACTACCGCGAGGACGTCGACAACGCGCAGGAGTGGGGCGCCAAGGCGCTCGCGGCGAGCCGCAAGGCCGACGACCTGCGCACCTCCAGCAGCACCGGCGACGCCGACAAGTTCGACGCCCTGGCCAAGGTCGCGCTGCAGCGCCAGATCCAGTCCGAGAAGGAGGCGAAGGACGCCGAGCCGACGATCGCCTCGCAGACCGAGGTCGTCGACAAGCTCAAGTCGGGCCTGAACCAGATGCGCGAGAAGCTCAACCAGCTCTCGTCCAAGCGTGACGAGCTCATCGCCCGCTCGAAGACCGTCGAGGCGCAGTCGCAGGTCCAGGACGCGATCAAGAGCATCGACATCATGGACCCGACCAGCGAGGTGAGCCGCTTCGAGCAGAAGATCCGCCGCGAGGAGGCCCGCGTGCGCGGTGCGGAGGAGCTGGCCTCCTCGAGCCTGGACGCCCAGTTCGAGTCGCTCGAGGACCTCGGCGAGATGACCGAGGTCGAGGCGCGCCTCGCGGCGCTCAAGTCCGGACGCCCGCAGGACTCGATCGGTTCCTGA
- a CDS encoding TPM domain-containing protein — MTATANHRSDVRERSAAGRPLLCTVVALLVAAAAVLAGAPAAVAEDPATLGSSPVLDSVGALAPGEAAEIEQAASRLYEQHRVQLFVAYVDSFTGVSGDERWADATAELNGLGDDDVLLAVAVGARQYQVSVADGFALDDAQLSSLESDDIEPQLVEGDWAGAAVAAADGIGERLDAPTAGESLGRGATIVLAVLAVLVVLGIVILLLVRRSRRRKAAEAVEASIDELATRAGSALVHADDAVRTSEQEVGFAEAQFGSDATGPFREALVTAKRLLGEAFGLQQRLDDAEPETDQERRDGYSRILQLCADAEQALDEKAEAFEQLRDLEKNAPEVAVQLAARIEAVAVRIAPTRAILGELAVSYSPSAIDDVEDDADQAEDRLRFARDGVDGAREALTAGDTGRAAVLLRSGQQAAEQASGLLDAVATRAADLREAEATLAARLAEIRADVAQGRTLAASADASDPTTAALAQNMGAAIAQTEASLAQVERAAAVRPHDPLALFATLSSADAVIDAAVGGYRDAQAQRERERAALAAELTTARSRVSAAEDFIAARRGAVGSLARTRLTEAVRASEYAAQIAPTDPREALASAQRASALAQDALQQARSDTSRYASPTAVGSPYGGNTTGAFLGGILVESLLGGGRRSGYRSGGFGGGFGGSSGGGFGGSSRRSSGGGFGGGSRGGGGRRGGGGRF; from the coding sequence ATGACCGCGACAGCGAACCACCGGTCCGACGTCCGTGAGCGCTCCGCCGCCGGGCGTCCGCTCCTCTGCACGGTCGTGGCCCTGCTCGTGGCCGCCGCCGCCGTGCTCGCCGGGGCCCCCGCCGCGGTCGCCGAGGACCCGGCGACCCTCGGCTCCTCCCCCGTCCTCGACTCCGTCGGGGCCCTCGCACCGGGTGAGGCCGCGGAGATCGAGCAGGCCGCGTCGCGCCTGTACGAGCAGCACCGCGTCCAGCTGTTCGTCGCGTACGTCGACAGCTTCACCGGCGTCTCGGGCGACGAGCGCTGGGCCGACGCGACCGCGGAGCTGAACGGGCTCGGCGACGACGACGTCCTCCTCGCGGTCGCGGTCGGCGCCCGCCAGTACCAGGTCTCGGTCGCCGACGGCTTCGCGCTCGACGACGCGCAGCTCTCGTCGCTCGAGAGCGACGACATCGAACCGCAGCTCGTCGAGGGCGACTGGGCCGGAGCGGCGGTGGCCGCGGCGGACGGCATCGGCGAGCGCCTCGACGCGCCGACCGCCGGCGAGTCCCTCGGTCGCGGAGCGACGATCGTCCTCGCGGTCCTCGCCGTCCTCGTGGTCCTGGGCATCGTGATCCTCCTCCTCGTCCGCCGCTCGCGCCGCCGGAAGGCCGCGGAGGCCGTCGAGGCCTCGATCGACGAGCTCGCCACCCGCGCCGGATCCGCTCTCGTGCACGCCGACGACGCCGTGCGCACCAGCGAGCAGGAGGTCGGCTTCGCGGAGGCGCAGTTCGGCTCGGACGCGACCGGGCCGTTCCGCGAGGCGCTCGTGACCGCCAAGCGGCTCCTCGGCGAGGCCTTCGGGCTGCAGCAGCGCCTCGACGACGCCGAGCCCGAGACCGACCAGGAGCGCCGCGACGGCTACTCCCGGATCCTGCAGCTCTGCGCCGACGCCGAGCAGGCGCTGGACGAGAAGGCCGAGGCGTTCGAGCAGCTGCGCGACCTCGAGAAGAACGCTCCGGAGGTGGCGGTACAGCTCGCCGCGCGCATCGAGGCGGTCGCGGTCCGCATCGCGCCGACGCGCGCGATCCTCGGCGAGCTCGCCGTCTCCTACTCCCCCTCCGCGATCGACGACGTCGAGGACGACGCCGACCAGGCCGAGGACCGACTCCGCTTCGCCCGTGACGGCGTCGACGGCGCTCGCGAGGCCCTCACCGCCGGTGACACCGGGCGCGCGGCCGTTCTGCTGCGCTCGGGGCAGCAGGCGGCGGAGCAGGCGTCCGGCCTGCTCGACGCGGTCGCGACCCGCGCCGCCGACCTGCGCGAGGCCGAGGCGACCCTCGCCGCGCGCCTCGCCGAGATCCGCGCCGACGTCGCCCAGGGCCGCACGCTCGCCGCCTCGGCCGACGCGTCGGATCCCACCACCGCTGCCCTCGCGCAGAACATGGGCGCCGCGATCGCACAGACGGAGGCGTCCCTCGCTCAGGTGGAGCGCGCTGCCGCTGTACGCCCGCACGATCCGCTGGCCCTGTTCGCCACCCTCTCGTCGGCCGACGCCGTGATCGACGCGGCCGTCGGCGGCTACCGCGACGCCCAGGCCCAGCGGGAGCGCGAGCGCGCCGCCCTCGCGGCCGAGCTCACGACCGCGCGGAGCCGCGTCTCGGCCGCCGAGGACTTCATCGCCGCCCGGCGCGGGGCCGTGGGCTCGCTCGCGCGCACCCGGCTGACGGAGGCGGTCCGCGCCTCCGAGTACGCGGCGCAGATCGCGCCGACCGACCCGCGCGAGGCGCTGGCCTCGGCGCAGCGCGCCTCCGCACTGGCCCAGGACGCCCTGCAGCAGGCCCGCTCGGACACGAGCCGGTACGCGTCGCCGACCGCCGTGGGCAGCCCTTACGGCGGGAACACCACCGGGGCGTTCCTCGGCGGGATCCTCGTCGAGTCGCTGCTGGGCGGCGGGCGCCGCTCCGGCTACCGCTCCGGCGGGTTCGGCGGCGGTTTCGGCGGCTCGTCGGGCGGCGGCTTCGGCGGCTCCTCCCGCCGCTCGAGCGGCGGCGGCTTCGGCGGCGGCTCCCGTGGCGGCGGCGGACGCCGCGGCGGCGGCGGCCGCTTCTGA
- a CDS encoding alkene reductase, translating to MDPFSPLTAGDLELPNRVVMAPMTRLRADEKGVPGALIAEHYAQRASLGLIISEGVFPSAESKGYAGQPGIETAEQAEGWRVVADAVHAAGGRIVMQIMNAGRVSHTAITGTDRIVAPSAIAIDGEVRVPGDDKARFPVPHALTTEELAVVRDEFVAAARRAVDAGFDGVEVHSANGYLLHEFLSPVSNVRTDAYGGSPAARAAFPIEVTRAIADEIGAGRVGIRISPSHNIQDVLETDADDVRATYEALVDGLAPLGLSYLSVLHAEPAGELVQDLRSRFGGVLIANSGFGSPTTRDEVRSLIADGHADAVAVGRPVMANPDLVERWQGGHPENELDQATVYASGAEGYTDYERLSA from the coding sequence GTGGATCCCTTCTCCCCCCTCACCGCCGGTGACCTCGAACTCCCCAACCGCGTCGTCATGGCGCCGATGACGCGCCTGCGCGCCGACGAGAAGGGCGTCCCCGGCGCCCTCATCGCCGAGCACTACGCCCAGCGCGCGAGCCTGGGACTGATCATCAGCGAGGGAGTGTTCCCCAGCGCCGAGTCCAAGGGCTACGCCGGGCAGCCGGGCATCGAGACCGCCGAGCAGGCCGAGGGCTGGCGCGTCGTCGCCGACGCCGTGCACGCCGCCGGTGGCCGCATCGTCATGCAGATCATGAACGCGGGCCGTGTCTCGCACACCGCGATCACCGGCACCGACCGCATCGTCGCTCCCAGCGCCATCGCGATCGACGGAGAGGTCCGCGTCCCCGGCGACGACAAGGCCCGCTTCCCGGTGCCGCACGCGCTCACGACCGAAGAGCTCGCCGTCGTGCGCGACGAGTTCGTCGCCGCCGCCCGCCGCGCGGTCGACGCCGGCTTCGACGGCGTAGAGGTCCACTCGGCCAACGGCTACCTGCTGCACGAGTTCCTCTCGCCGGTCTCGAACGTGCGCACCGACGCCTACGGCGGGAGCCCCGCCGCGCGCGCCGCGTTCCCGATCGAGGTCACCCGCGCGATCGCCGACGAGATCGGCGCCGGCCGCGTCGGCATCCGCATCTCGCCGAGCCACAACATCCAGGACGTCCTCGAGACGGACGCCGACGACGTGCGCGCCACCTACGAGGCCCTCGTCGACGGACTCGCGCCGCTCGGACTCTCCTACCTGAGCGTCCTGCACGCCGAGCCCGCGGGCGAGCTGGTGCAGGACCTCCGCTCGCGCTTCGGCGGCGTCCTGATCGCGAACAGCGGCTTCGGATCGCCGACCACGCGCGACGAGGTCCGCTCGCTGATCGCCGACGGCCACGCCGACGCCGTCGCGGTGGGCCGTCCGGTGATGGCCAACCCCGACCTCGTCGAGCGCTGGCAGGGCGGACACCCCGAGAACGAGCTCGACCAGGCCACCGTCTACGCGAGCGGCGCCGAGGGCTACACCGACTACGAGCGTCTCTCGGCGTAG
- a CDS encoding GNAT family N-acetyltransferase has product MAVPAEWIHLPALQRFICARPERAEFRGGRRSYHPTPWALDVQSHLRSLRLPLPPSESLLVDLDEQGEVIAACHSGYDSDGDVLLVFAIGVRPDHQGAGLAMNLLSQVIGSVGPGRPDLVARIDVRNARSQRLFAGAGFEDTGARSGDDLALWARSSSDPLG; this is encoded by the coding sequence GTGGCCGTTCCGGCGGAGTGGATTCACCTGCCCGCCCTCCAGCGATTCATCTGCGCGCGCCCGGAACGAGCCGAGTTCCGAGGTGGTCGGCGCTCGTACCATCCGACTCCGTGGGCGTTGGACGTCCAATCGCACCTCAGATCGTTGCGGCTCCCTCTTCCTCCCTCGGAATCCCTCCTCGTGGACCTGGACGAGCAGGGGGAGGTGATCGCGGCGTGCCACTCCGGCTACGACAGCGACGGTGACGTTCTCCTGGTGTTCGCGATCGGAGTCCGCCCCGACCATCAGGGCGCCGGTCTCGCGATGAACCTACTCAGTCAGGTCATCGGCTCCGTCGGTCCCGGGAGACCTGATCTCGTCGCCCGGATCGACGTCCGCAACGCACGGAGTCAACGCCTCTTCGCCGGGGCCGGTTTCGAGGACACGGGTGCTCGATCCGGCGACGACCTCGCGCTCTGGGCGAGATCGTCGTCCGATCCGCTCGGCTAG
- a CDS encoding LLM class F420-dependent oxidoreductase, whose translation MRFGLFIPQGWRHDLVGIDPADQWRTMNDLARHADSGAWESIWVYDHFHTVPVPTDEATHEAWTLMAAFAATTSRVRLGQMCTCMSYRNPMHLAKIATTVDVVSGGRVEMGIGGGWYEHEWRAYGYGFPRIAERLGRLDEGVQIMRQAWTTGSATLDGRYYTVDGAINRPLPLQEGGIPLWVAGGGEKVTLRIAAQYAQYTNFAGAAEAFDHKSAVLRAHCERLGTDFSAITRSANYNVMIGETEADVEKGLQRLEERVTPFLGAEGAASFVAEYRSPDALAVGTPAQIVDRLADMAARGMDYGIFYFPDAAYDRSGIELFEREVLPALA comes from the coding sequence ATGCGATTCGGACTCTTCATCCCCCAGGGCTGGCGCCACGACCTCGTCGGCATCGACCCCGCCGACCAGTGGCGCACCATGAACGACCTCGCCCGGCACGCCGACTCCGGCGCCTGGGAGTCGATCTGGGTGTACGACCACTTCCACACCGTCCCCGTGCCGACCGACGAGGCGACCCATGAGGCGTGGACGCTCATGGCAGCGTTCGCGGCGACGACCTCCCGCGTGCGCCTCGGCCAGATGTGCACGTGCATGTCGTACCGGAACCCGATGCACCTCGCCAAGATCGCGACGACCGTCGACGTGGTCTCGGGCGGCCGGGTCGAGATGGGCATCGGCGGCGGCTGGTACGAGCACGAGTGGCGCGCGTACGGCTACGGGTTCCCGCGCATCGCCGAGCGGCTCGGCCGCCTCGACGAGGGCGTGCAGATCATGCGCCAGGCCTGGACCACCGGCTCCGCGACGCTCGACGGGCGGTACTACACGGTCGACGGCGCGATCAACCGCCCGCTGCCGCTGCAGGAGGGCGGGATCCCGCTCTGGGTCGCCGGCGGTGGCGAGAAGGTCACGCTGCGGATCGCGGCCCAGTACGCGCAGTACACGAACTTCGCGGGCGCCGCCGAGGCGTTCGACCACAAGAGCGCGGTGCTCCGAGCGCACTGCGAGCGGCTCGGCACCGACTTCTCGGCGATCACCCGCAGCGCCAACTACAACGTGATGATCGGCGAGACCGAGGCCGACGTCGAGAAGGGCCTGCAGCGGCTGGAGGAGCGCGTGACCCCGTTCCTCGGTGCCGAGGGCGCCGCGTCCTTCGTGGCGGAGTACCGCTCCCCCGACGCGCTCGCCGTCGGCACCCCCGCGCAGATCGTCGACCGCCTGGCCGACATGGCCGCGCGCGGCATGGACTACGGCATCTTCTACTTCCCGGACGCGGCCTACGACCGCTCGGGGATCGAGCTGTTCGAGCGCGAGGTCCTGCCCGCCCTGGCGTGA
- a CDS encoding sulfite exporter TauE/SafE family protein, whose translation MLTDTLDLGLPIILLMVLAAFAAGWIDAVVGGGGLLQLPALLLVPGISPVQALATNKLASIFGTTTSAITFFRRARPDLRTALPMAAVALAGSYGGATLAGLLPSSVFKPIIVVALIVVAVVTIARPTMGSVTALKHAGRRHLVTAAVLGLVIGFYDGLIGPGTGTFLIIALITALGYDFLLASAKAKIVNVATNLGALLYFIPGGHVVWVLGLFMGLANVAGAYLGSRMAVAKGSRFIRIAFLAVVGALILKLGFDVWTENLAPLLG comes from the coding sequence ATGCTGACCGACACCCTCGACCTGGGCCTCCCGATCATCCTGCTCATGGTGCTCGCTGCCTTCGCCGCAGGCTGGATCGACGCGGTGGTCGGCGGTGGCGGACTGCTCCAGCTGCCCGCGCTGCTCCTGGTGCCCGGCATCTCGCCCGTGCAGGCGCTGGCGACCAACAAGCTCGCGTCGATCTTCGGCACCACGACCAGCGCGATCACGTTCTTCCGGCGGGCGAGGCCCGACCTGCGCACCGCACTGCCGATGGCGGCCGTCGCCCTCGCGGGCAGCTACGGAGGCGCGACGCTCGCGGGGCTGCTGCCCTCCTCCGTCTTCAAGCCGATCATCGTCGTCGCGCTGATCGTGGTCGCCGTCGTCACGATCGCGCGCCCGACGATGGGCAGCGTCACCGCGCTCAAGCACGCGGGGCGGCGGCACCTCGTGACCGCGGCGGTGCTCGGACTCGTGATCGGCTTCTACGACGGCCTGATCGGCCCCGGCACCGGCACGTTCCTGATCATCGCCCTGATCACGGCGCTCGGCTACGACTTCCTGCTCGCGAGCGCGAAGGCGAAGATCGTGAACGTGGCGACGAACCTCGGGGCGCTGCTCTACTTCATCCCCGGCGGGCACGTCGTCTGGGTGCTGGGCCTGTTCATGGGCCTCGCGAACGTGGCGGGTGCCTACCTGGGCTCGCGGATGGCGGTGGCCAAGGGGAGCCGCTTCATCCGGATCGCGTTCCTCGCGGTGGTCGGCGCACTCATCCTGAAGCTCGGGTTCGACGTGTGGACCGAGAACCTGGCGCCGCTGCTGGGCTGA